TATCAGGGGAGTCCAAGATGGCTGCTGGAGAGAGAGGACTGTTGTCACTCTGTGCTGTTTTTAGTttggttttaatatatttaatatcttaTATAAGAGCTGCTCAGTTTGGGTGTTTTACCAGCATGTTCCCTTAGTTTGTTTTAATGAGTTTGTAGCTTTGCTTTAGGGATGCTTTGTAGTAAAGGCAAAAGTCAAATCAAATGGACcaaatgatttagaaataaatTTGATCTTGTGAGATCCAAATCGACACCCACCACAGTGACATCTACTGGATAATCAGATACTTTACCTGTTTTTCTTTAAGCTTAAATGATCtcattcaaaaatgtaaaaatcagatCAACTTCTTGCAGTTTCTTAGGACCAAAATGCGCAAAAAGGTTTTAAACTTTTTGAAAATGTGTGATGTAACGAAACATGTCTTGGGACAGTCACATAGCCTTTTCCTTTTTGATATGGACTTCAAATCAGTGTATCAAAACACTGTgatttaaataaatcaattcagTTTGAGTCTGAGTGTCGAGTTTGTCATCACTAGTGGTTTGTTTTAAGGTATTTTACCTGCAGTTTTATAAAGAACGTTGTTTGTCCCACCTGTTGTTTCAGGCAGGTAAGAAAGGTGCACCTATAGGTTTTACACTATGTAGGTTTATTCTCTGTTTAGTCTCCCTCAGCTAGAGGGCAGGAGCACCAATCAATGCATTGTGGTTATTGGCCGGGAAGTTTAATAGTTGTCTGGTTTGATCCTCCTAGTGTtgtacttgattttttttaatgttgtataTAAAGCTCTGTTATGTTTTCCTCTTATGCCTTCTGCTTGATTTTACTTTTTAAGCAAAGGCCACGTTATTAATCCCACAACCCCTAGATATAAAGTGTGGTCCTAACAGTTGTAtcacctgctcattcactgtttcttccaGAATCAATtgatctaaaaatggtttatgctgttttttttttttttttttggagttggAGTTgtttgtctctactgtccattttggagcattgctgtgaggatcagTTTGCATTCAGCAACATTATTAGGTCAGAAATGTTTGCGGATGAGCACCACCCCATCTGACCCCAACTCagaaaagtattggatggagcaccatcatttcagagaacaatTCCACTGCTACAGATCAGTACAGGGAGTTCTATGGCACAGCAAAATACATGGtctcaataggttcatgtttctctttctcttctaattctaattcttttgGTGATGTTTCTCTACAGGATCTATAAAAGGCtttatttgtgtgcatttgcaaatcTGTATCATCAGCAATGGGTGGAACTTAGAAAGTAGTTGAAGGTTTTCCACAAAAAGTTTAAATATCCAGTATTGGGACCGTTTACTAGATAGGATAGGATTTTAAGCCTATTCTTGGACTAAATGGCATTTTAAATGAGGATTTTTCActgaaagcaatatatatatatatatatatatatatatatatatatatatatatatatatagtgtaagactaggtttaatccctgtccagaaaaTGACTCATAGTTGCAATCAACGTTTACAACCCACAGTGATTCCTTGAATCAGTACTTGAGATGAGAATCCATGTTGACTCAGGTCCAGACTCAAGCTGTTGCAGGAATATGTTTTGCATTTGACTTTATTTCGGATCTGTTTtgtgtacctctctctctctctcaactgtTGTGGAAAATGTTTCACCTGCAATCTGTAAGTAGTTATGTGAAAGCTTCACCCTGTAAATTCAGCCAAAAACACCATCTGGTGAAAATACCATGATTGATTCTTGCCACATCATGGAGATGGATAGGGAATGCTGAATGGGCTGGCTTCAAGGTGCAGCCAGTGAAAAAAACTCTTGTATCTCAGCCTAAACTACAaacttgggcccaatcccattttaccccttggccctactcctctgttttgcatgtgcacgtCTAGGGGTTGcatgtcccgattcttgttaggctttaGGGGTAGAGTGAAGTGTAAAGGGTGTGTGGTTCTTCAACCCGATactttttcagaggcacactcaaaccAAAGGACTCTGAGAAATCTCTagcaagatggcagcacaagcagccaaaaaaaaaacacttcgagAATTTCCTTGATAAAAATTacaatatccactaaattaccatAGTTTCAATGACCATTTTCTACATAAGAATTAAAAAATCGCTTGTAGTTTTTGTCAGTAACTAGCACGCTAACTTTCCTGTAccatcttaaatggtgcaacaggcaGCAGAGCCTGCTGCATTTAAGatggaattaaaaaataaaataaaagctgataAAAGCTAATCTCAGCTCTCCATCAAAGAGTACTTAAGGAATGGAGAATAATAATGAATTggtgcaccacctgccccctttctgaatcCATGCAATTGTAAGTCTTGGGTTGGATGTAAGGTGGTTGGATCACTCTTCTATCAAAAAGAAAGCAGGATGGAGACGGATTACCAACTTaaagtgctttttattttctactgcttcAGGCACCCGCATTTAACACTCAAAAACTCTGAAGCACTTTAAATTGTGTCACCGGggaaaaggacgcacaccaaatgacaaaagaaacttttttccgggtattttattctgatttcgttgaaatataaaacaataaaaataaaagtaatacactgtaaaaccccaacttagaacacagtacagtatttggtagtggcactaattacagaaaatagataaataacattaataccacattaataccattaacagagctctttttatatttgtttttaagctcacctcaatttactcagctttactcaacaagatttgagcatttctttaagagaacttggataaacagcttctgtaacccagaaaaatacaaggcttgaccacgaggagcacactaccccacagaaacaatgccatctgcccgcatctggttgtgattcattcaaaatacatgtttagaaaggcaatataggcatctactactgttataggccaactaaaccttatattgttcagtatttcctgatttttacctcttatttcattaggatggctctggatggatcctaaaatggagcaccaccattcactgcagcttgagcctccttctctaccatgctcttagctcctccctttcctctctcagggtgacaacacttctgattgtgtttcttaaagttacagacacacattttaaaggtgtattctcaattcaccacctggctacattctcccctgctcaggagtcaacgtcctcggtgacctcataagatttctttacctctttcacagCTTCTCTGAAAAATGCTGTACCCAAGCTGGATAAAATTTGTGAAACTGTCACTGAATCAAGTGGGACAGACTCTAATATGGATCTGGGTTCATGATGCAGGTTAGAATGATGTCCTGCATTAGTTCTTTTGCTCCTACGAGGAGTAGGCACAGGTAATGAGTGAACCTCAAGATTGGACCCAGTATCCGATTCCACTGTCTCTGCTTCAGGACCAACCTCAACACTGGTCGGATTTGACTCTGTCCTGTCATAAGAGGGAACAGCATGACGGTCCATTTCTATCTGCAACCTTGGAACACACATCTCTTCCAAAACCACACCCTCCTCAGTACATTCTGGATCTAACTCAGTGTCATTAACAGTAGTCGTCTCAGATCTAGGAAGATTGCTTTTCTTTCTAGGAGTAGGAATGGGAGTAAATACAAAGGGCCTATTGTCAACCCTGTTAACCCTTTTCAATGGGCCTCCCTCTACTGGCTCAACAGAGTAAGTCGTCCCTTGAATATCCACTACCCTGTAAGGAATAGATTGCCAGGCATCCTGTATTTTATTTCGTCCCTGTGGTCTGTTCCTGAGATACAAAGTTTGACCAACACCAACTGGTGGACAATAGGTTTTGTCATTCTGGAAAGCTATGCGTTCGGCAGCTTTTTGTTCAGAATATTCTTTAGCTCGAGCATGTGCCTCTTTCAGTCGCCTTTGGTGAGCAGCTAACCAGTCAGCTTTTGCTGATACCTCTGCAGTCTGTCCTAACAAAGCATCAATTGGCAGATGCGGGTCGATTCCAAAAAGCAGTAAATAAGGGAATACCCTGTTGTGGCATGAGGGGTCACATTGTATGCGTACACAACTTCAGATAAATGCTCAGGCCAACAACGCTTTTTTTCTGAAGGGAGACTGCGCAAAAGATCGTGTAGCGTCCTATTAAAGCGCTCACACTGAGCGTTTCCGATAGGGTGATGAGGAGTGGTACGGCTTTTCTTTACACCATACAGTTTACAAAGTTCAGCAATCAATTCACTTTCAAAATTACGGCCTTGGTCTGAATGCAGACGCTCGGGCACACcgtacttcataaaccattcctttAAAAGCATTTTTGCTGTTGTGTCTGCTTTTTGGTCTCGAGTCGCAAAAGCCTGTGTAAATTTCGTGAACACATCTGTGATAACCAGAACATTTTCTCTACCATCTGTAGCTGGTTCCAACAgagtaaaatctacagcaattaccTCTAATGGTCTGGTAGCCAAAAATGACTGCATAGGTGGACGTATCTTTGGCTGAGGCATTTTGGTAAGTACACAACTTTGGCATTTCTTTACCCACTGCTCAACATCCTCATACAtcccaacccaaaaacatcttggctttaacagttgcattgtcctctctatgccctggtgacccatagagttatgtacactctcaagaacttgtacttttaaacAAGCTGGCAACAGCAACTGATTGCATTCACCTTGTCTCAGATCTTCCACCACTCGGTACAGTAGACCATCCTGCTCTCTAATTCTACCCCAGTGCTTCAGAAGTGACAGTACAGATTTAGACAAGTCTCTCCTCTCCTTATTGTTTGGCTTTTTCCCTCTGACCCAAAAGGACCTAAAGATACTGAGGACAGGATCTTGCTCCTGAAAAGAACGCAACTCATCTTTAGAATAGCCTGGTAAAGTAGGTGTATTTTCCTGATCTAACCCAGCCAAAGGGTGACCTGCCTCACTTGCTCGAATTTGTCGAACATCGCACCTCTCCAGCCCAACATCTACTAGTTCCTGCCCTAGTGTGGTTCCTTTGTTGATCAAATTACAAATAGCCACACAACCATCATACTCCAGATCTTCAGAGGCAACATTCGGCTCCCCTGCTAAAGGGTGCCTAGAGAGGGCATCCGCAGCCTTATTACTCCGTCCCAGCCTGGCTGTGTTAGGATGGCATAATGGGTTGTTGTCGGTGATTACGGTAAATTTTGCACCCAGCAGATGTCCCCTAAACTTCTCAGTTATGGCCCATTTTAGGGAGAGAAGCTCCAACTTCATACTGCTGTAGTTCTTGTCATTTTGTTCAGCCTTTCTAAGCCTACGGCTAGCGTATGCTATTACCCGCCTTTTACCATCCTGTTGCTGACATAAGACAGCTCCTAAACCGTGGCTACTCGCATCTGTCTCTACAGTGAAAGGGCAAGTGAAGTCTGCAAACCCAAGCAGCGGAGCACTAACCAgcttctcctttaaaacatcaaaagaggtttgacactcagtactccataagctcaacaaccgctcatttaccctagagggaggtccaaccattagacagttatttaccagatcatgcagtggaccagctatctttgaaaacccctgcacgaatcttcggtaatagctacagaaccctaagaatgagcgtaaagctttcagagtggtaggtactggccactgcttcacagcttctaccttatcagggtcggtcgctataccttctgtggagacctgatgtcctaggaattttaccttttcctgaaggaaatgacatttctctattttgattttgagacctgtctcctggagtcgtctcagtactgtctctaatctctcaacgtgctctgaaaatgtcctagagaagactaaaatgtcatccaagtatactaaaattatttgaaaaattaggtcagtcatagttgcctgcatcaacctttgaaatgtagctggtccatttacaacccccatcggcatgcgtaaatgttcatataacccatatggggttgtgaatgcagtcttgtgccggtcacgttcatgtactgccacctggtggtatccactagccaggtctatggatgagaagaactttgcacctctcagagcatcaaaactttcgtctatacgaggtaaaggaaatgcgtctcgcttagtttttaagtttagcttacgatagtcgacgcagagtcgtatactaccatcagacttcctcactactaccacaggtgaagcataggagctggtactctcctgaatcactcctttccttagaagctgagaaatgtgatctttgacctccttgtactgggtcggtgggatacgacggtatggaaggttcactggagtgtcatcaactaacacaatctcatgtttcaccttttctgtgtagcctagctcatcatctccaacagcgaacacatctgaatatttaccaagtaaggcccttaactctgcttgttctttttcagtgccacctatatccagcttactcagtatatcagacaccttttgatgatcttgagactcttttaaatccactgacaCCTGCTCTGTATTGGCTGAAATGCACTGAAACGTTACTTCACAGTGCTGAttattggtaatgcactgtacaggTGATAAGACACCTATGCGAGTTCGTGGATTGAGCCACACATCCTCTCTAGAGAGATTAACTACTTGCACTGGAACCTGATGCCTGTGTTCCTTAACCAAAGAAGGCATGACTACAATACCTCCTGGTAATGGTAGTTTACCAGGCTCCAACaaccatgaaccttggtttggtgacttgtctgagaaacctctgaccatgacagtgactACTGATTCAGCTGGGACATGTACAAAATCTTTCCCTGCTATTCGAGCCATCTTTGTCTTGTCAACATCACATGTATGcatctgttggaaaacagtcctcCAATCTGAGTCTAGCTTTGCATCCAAAGTTGTAACAAATTCAGCCTGAACTAACTGACGACAACGACTGATGATATTCATGCCTATGATAGCAGGTAGGGATGACTGAGAACTCTCAGGGTTTTCCACgactaaaaatccacaatcagggattttaatacccatagtatccatctctaactccaaatagcccaggtaaggaatatctaatccattggcgGCGGTTAATTTAAGCCAGCCAGAGGTTGAAAGCATATCCCCCTCTTCTCCCCCCTAACTGCTGGCGGAAGTACTCTTCTGTAATAGTGTTTACTTGGCTGCCTGTATCCagcaaacatgaaacaggaaCATTCCCAATGTTAACATCTATTGTACCGCACGCTCCAACACCTGACCTCGGCTAAACTTGGCTTTAGGTGAGTCTGTAGTTTGCCCCTGAATTGCCCGACTCACAGCAATCGGGGCCTTTCGTTTCCCTGTGCATCAGTAAATGCCGGATTTTTAGTATGCCGTTTTTGTGGACAATTTCCGGCAATGTGTCCCTCCTTCTGACACTTCAGACAGATAGGTTTGCCATCATCTGTAAATCTGAGTGGAGCCCTTGCCTTAGAGACGGGTTTGAAAGTGTGAGTTTTCTGAGTGGTCAACTCCATTACTGCCTGCGTTAGCTCACTAAGCTGCTTTCCCTGCTCAGTAACAACCTGCATGACGTCATCCAAAGTCAATGGTTTGTGTTCACCAACACTTACTACAGCACAGTATGCACCCCTCTCAGAATCAGACACCTTGCTTCTAGTTCTAGATGGTTTGGAATTAAGAGTAGGCTCTTCCATATTCCATAGGTAAGCTTCCTCACGTACTTCTACCATCGAGGAATCAGGTTTGTTTCTAACCCACCTCCTAAGCTCTCTCTTAAGTGCAGGGTCCCAAACTCCCTCGACAAACTGATCTCTCAATACTACCTTCATATTTGGTACTGCATCAGGTGTTTGTCTCAATACATTGTTAAGTGCTTGTGATAAGGCATGTGAAAATTCCAGtaagccttcactctctctctgtttgcggctgTAAAAGTCATGCAATAGCTGAGCCCCACTACGCCTATCACTAAAAGCTTCCCGAAGGTAGGTGAACAGGTCACTAACCTGATCTACTTCACTATCACTAGAAGAGGTACGTAAACGTACCTCTTCTAATGCAGCCCCTCGcaacaaagagagaacaaagtcaTACTGCTCAGGAGGAGACTGACTGCGTGCACGTAAGACGTGTTCAGTTTCCTCAATGAAATCATCTACTAGTCTTCCATCTTTTTCAAAATCACCAGTAAACGGAGCAATGTGACGCTCTCGTGGCACATAGACATATGTTCTATCAGGCATCCTATTCAAGGAATCAATGGTTGCCATTGCTACAGcatgttttctgttcagttcaccaatttgtttctgaatgtccgattcttctggctcaaccccatcatcagagtccctctcctgctctgaatggtcagacattttaggaaaaatagtctttgccagataaaggataaggtttctggatcagtccaggaagatgaacagcagcagccagcagcgatgagtcctccactccaccgtctctgcaactccgtctgcagtccgacgtctggtctctaggtcctctatcaccaccaccaggtcctggttccactctctccctctcgaacCTGCGACACTTCACCACTAGCAAACAATTGTACTGTGTTCTAATGTGTATCACTCAAAGAACCTAACCAAACTATCAGAAACCCCACTCCTGGTACCAAtttttgtcaccggggaaaggacgcacaccaaatgacaaaagaaacttttttccgggtattttattctgattttgttgaaatataaaa
This genomic interval from Astyanax mexicanus isolate ESR-SI-001 chromosome 1, AstMex3_surface, whole genome shotgun sequence contains the following:
- the LOC125799454 gene encoding uncharacterized protein LOC125799454 — encoded protein: MLSTSGWLKLTAANGLDIPYLGYLELEMDTMGIKIPDCGFLVVENPESSQSSLPAIIGMNIISRCRQLVQAEFVTTLDAKLDSDWRTVFQQMHTCDVDKTKMARIAGKDFVHVPAESVVTVMVRGFSDKSPNQGSWLLEPGKLPLPGGIVVMPSLVKEHRHQVPVQVVNLSREDVWLNPRTRIGVLSPVQCITNNQHCEVTFQCISANTEQVSVDLKESQDHQKVSDILSKLDIGGTEKEQAELRALLGKYSDVFAVGDDELGYTEKVKHEIVLVDDTPVNLPYRRIPPTQYKEVKDHISQLLRKGVIQESTSSYASPVVVVRKSDGSIRLCVDYRKLNLKTKRDAFPLPRIDESFDALRGAKFFSSIDLASGYHQVAVHERDRHKTAFTTPYGLYEHLRMPMGVVNGPATFQRLMQATMTDLIFQIILVYLDDILVFSRTSRLGRSNKAADALSRHPLAGEPNVASEDLEYDGCVAICNLINKGTTLGQELVDVGLERCDVRQIRARQSQIRPVLRLVLKQRQWNRILGPILRFTHYLCLLLVGAKELMQDIILTCIMNPDPY